The following coding sequences lie in one Spinacia oleracea cultivar Varoflay chromosome 1, BTI_SOV_V1, whole genome shotgun sequence genomic window:
- the LOC110787845 gene encoding uncharacterized protein, whose product MGGRRKSHSNKTTQGDAQSSTDKKHRTNETMRGDGTRNLDLTQSSGFPPTTGFQAAALMENLDETTAARIRRVALSLERTIERSSHGMDPKLLVHPSTGPVTRELLEVIAEYRRASMGKGAPLSFVAPLIQNGRKDKNAVLADGPHLFFGKPMIIKPWKASFDFCEESLRVIPIWVKFPNLPLNCWSTDSLSRIGSSLGVPLFADACTTQQDRISFARLLIEMDVTIPLPDCVWIEDNVGKVVQQKIGWQSADVDLQVVSSSEQFIHCWVVTRDHKFETFFTAVYGLHTVGHRQSLWSDLVLLSRSSQFKPWMVAGDFNSVLYSGDRINGNAVSDSETKDFLQCVADCDLHELHSSGWFFSWSSKGSDDPRVWSRIDRVFGNLKWMDSFPDISTKYLNPSISDHSPIVIPCVKSDLHRGRPFRFLNYLVDHTSFIGIVTGSWNMVGRGKLIEQIWCKLLRVSSSPQLLAADVDLVCKLKKRLGIEEQTLKQKSRVQWLKIHMLLDDDGKEITDPTIIKTKIGAFYKKLLGSAAVSLPSLDLPTIRNGVLLSPEKNWPILKKDVYAAVFDFFNAGGVLGKFNCTSITLVPKIPSPTSVSHFRPIACCTTVYKIVFKVLTPRLQKVVAEVVSEYQAGFVPGMSISDNITVATELIRGYNRAHMSPRCMVKVDLRKAYDSVEWPFLFMVLQELGFPLMFIHWIKGCVTTVSYSILVNGKPMPPFVAKKGLRQGDPLSPFLFAICMEYLSRCMKSLVSNPDFNFHPKCEKLQLTHLMFADDLLLFARGDLISLQLIFQAFTCFSKASGLESNMDKTEVYFSGVHQGEQEAIMEALGITKGALPFRYLGVPLASSKLTIGQCKSLIDKLYTRVTSWVSKKLSYADRLQLVKVILFSLQIYWSQIFMLPKKVVREIERICITYLWTGDTKTSKKSPIAWDSVCKPKVAGGQNVKNFHLWNKAVILKLLWALAFKPVALWVKWVNAYYIKARNMFTMPIPASASWVIKKIWNSGELLDSNADYKGEGERAGEEYGRGATNEVKSSRPRSS is encoded by the exons ATGGGGGGAAGGAGGAAATCGCACTCGAATAAAACTACTCAGGGAGATGCGCAATCTTCTACTGATAAAAAACATAGAACAAACGAAACCATGAGAGGCGATGGTACTCGAAACTTGGATCTTACGCAAAGTTCTGGGTTTCCCCCTACTACTGGATTTCAAGCTGCTGCTTTGATGGAGAACCTTGATGAGACTACGGCGGCGCGTATTAGGAGGGTGGCTCTTTCTCTGGAGCGAACTATTGAGAGGTCCTCACATGGTATGGATCCAAAACTGCTTGTTCATCCTAGCACAGGCCCTGTTACGAGAGAACTATTGGAGGTGATTGCGGAGTATAGACGAGCTTCTATGG GTAAAGGTGCTCCACTCTCTTTTGTTGCCCCCTTAATTCAGAATGGTAGGAAG GATAAGAATGCTGTTTTGGCTGATGGGCCACATCTTTTCTTTGGAAAACCCATGATTATCAAGCCATGGAAGGCTTCATTTGATTTCTGTGAGGAAAGCCTTAGGGTAATTCCCATTTGGGTGAAGTTTCCCAACTTACCCCTGAACTGCTGGAGTACTGACTCTCTTAGCAGGATTGGAAGTAGTTTGGGTGTACCCCTTTTTGCTGATGCTTGTACCACTCAACAGGATAGAATTTCCTTTGCTAGATTACTGATTGAGATGGATGTTACCATTCCTTTACCTGATTGTGTATGGATTGAGGATAATGTTGGGAAGGTTGTTCAACAGAAG ATTGGCTGGCAGTCTGCTGATGTTGATCTCCAAGTTGTGTCTTCTTCTGAGCAGTTTATTCATTGTTGGGTGGTTACTAGGGATCACAAATTTGAAACTTTCTTCACTGCTGTATATGGTCTTCACACAGTTGGGCATAGGCAGAGTTTATGGAGTGATTTGGTTTTGTTGAGTCGGAGTTCTCAGTTCAAACCATGGATGGTTGCAGGGGATTTTAATTCTGTGCTCTACTCAGGAGATAGAATTAATGGCAATGCTGTCAGCGACTCTGAAACAAAGGATTTCCTGCAGTGTGTAGCTGACTGTGATTTACATGAGCTGCACAGTTCTGGCTGGTTCTTCTCTTGGTCTAGTAAAGGCTCTGATGATCCTAGAGTTTGGAGTAGAATTGATAGGGTGTTTGGGAATTTGAAGTGGATGGATTCTTTTCCTGATATTTCCACTAAGTATTTGAACCCTTCTATTTCAGATCACTCTCCTATTGTTATCCCCTGTGTAAAGAGTGATCTTCATAGGGGGAGACCTTTTAGGTTTCTAAACTATTTGGTTGATCACACTTCTTTTATAGGCATAGTGACTGGTAGTTGGAACATGGTAGGTAGGGGTAAGCTTATAGAGCAGATATGGTGTAAACTG ttaagagtaagcaGTTCTCCTCAGTTATTAGCTGCTGACGTTGACTTGGTTTGCAAGCTCAAAAAAAGGCTTGGAATTGAGGAGCAAACCCTTAAACAGAAATCTAGAGTGCAATGGTTAAAG ATTCATATGCTGCTAGATGATGATGGTAAGGAGATTACTGATCCAACAATCATCAAAACAAAAATTGGAGCTTTTTACAAGAAACTTTTGGGTTCAGCTGCCGTCTCTCTTCCTAGCCTTGACTTGCCCACTATTAGAAATGGTGTTCTTCTCTCTCCTGAG aaGAATTGGCCAATTTTGAAAAAGGATGTTTATGCTGCTGTGTTTGATTTCTTTAATGCTGGTGGGGTGTTGGGGAAATTTAACTGCACCTCTATAACTTTGGTTCCTAAAATTCCTTCCCCCACTTCTGTCTCTCATTTCAGACCTATAGCTTGTTGCACTACTGTATACAAGATAGTGTTTAAAGTTCTCACTCCCAGATTACAGAAAGTTGTTGCTGAGGTAGTTTCTGAATATCAAGCTGGTTTTGTACCTGGTATGAGTATTTCAGATAACATTACTGTTGCCACTGAGTTGATTAGGGGATACAATAGAGCTCATATGTCTCCTAGGTGTATGGTTAAAGTTGACTTAAGGAAAGCATATGACTCAGTGGAGTGGCCTTTCCTTTTCATGGTTCTGCAGGAGTTGGGTTTCCCTCTAATGTTCATTCATTGGATCAAAGGGTGTGTTACTACTGTTTCCTACTCCATTCTTGTCAATGGTAAGCCTATGCCACCTTTTGTTGCTAAGAAGGGTCTTAGACAAGGGGATCCACTTTCCCCCTTCCTATTTGCCATCTGTATGGAGTACCTGAGCAGATGTATGAAGTCCCTAGTGTCAAATCCAGATTTTAATTTTCACCCTAAGTGTGAAAAATTGCAGTTGACTCACTTAATGTTTGCTGATGACCTCTTGCTGTTTGCTAGAGGTGATCTTATTTCTTTGCAACTAATCTTTCAAGCTTTCACTTGTTTCTCTAAAGCTTCTGGTTTGGAATCTAACATGGATAAGACAGAGGTGTACTTTTCTGGTGTGCATCAAGGGGAACAAGAGGCAATTATGGAGGCACTTGGGATCACAAAAGGAGCTTTGCCTTTCAGATACTTAGGGGTGCCCTTGGCTAGTTCTAAGCTGACTATTGGTCAGTGTAAGTCTCTCATTGATAAATTATATACCAGAGTCACAAGTTGGGTGTCAAAGAAGCTTTCCTATGCTGATAGACTTCAGCTTGTTAAAGTAATTTTGTTCAGTTTGCAAATATATTGGAGCCAAATTTTCATGCTGCCAAAGAAAGTTGTAAGGGAGATTGAAAGGATTTGCATAACCTATCTGTGGACAGGAGACACCAAAACCTCAAAGAAATCCCCAATTGCTTGGGATTCAGTTTGTAAACCTAAGGTAGCTGGTGGTCAAAATGTGAAGAACTTCCATTTATGGAATAAGGCAGTTATTCTGAAACTTCTGTGGGCTCTTGCTTTCAAACCTGTTGCCTTATGGGTAAAGTGGGTTAATGCTTACTATATCAAAGCCAGAAATATGTTTACTATGCCTATTCCTGCTTCTGCTTCTTGGGTGATTAAGAAAATCTGGAACTCCGGAGAACTGTTGGATAGTAATGCtgatt ATaaaggagagggagagagagcgGGAGAGGAATATGGCAGGGGTGCAACAAATGAAGTTAAATCATCCAGGCCAAGGTCATCCTGA